A window of Fragaria vesca subsp. vesca linkage group LG7, FraVesHawaii_1.0, whole genome shotgun sequence contains these coding sequences:
- the LOC101311909 gene encoding uncharacterized protein LOC101311909 produces the protein MAKSPEDPSFWLPSDFLTNVDDVHIMNRIFPTEFPYEFDSSSGPNSALSSPVEGSTETESSSDEDDFLAGLTRRLAQSSLSQTQKLSVPNFTQEKQPEWVMSGSPQSTLSGIGSWSSNGSPAAPSSQVPSPPTTPFGGQNDTWDLIYAAAGQVARLKMNSVDGAAKFGNNNGRGLLGPPRTPSPSLPCVQNQSPFTQFQQMRQDQVLNSQCSAPWGKSMKLNNWSAQQQQQQQIQSRGRNIVGYESGRCQSAWPPLQAQQQHPHRNTRPVLPNGSNVKRESTGTGVFLPRRYSNPSPTPEPPRKRAGCPTVLLPAKVVQALNLSFEDMNVHHHQQHHLQPRFNNTALAPNHEALVARRNALLTQQRRGLRQDGPLNYEVRLPQEWTY, from the exons ATGGCCAAGTCACCGGAGGATCCCAGTTTCTGGCTCCCTTCCGATTTCCTTACAAACGTCGACGACGTTCACATCATGAACCGCATCTTCCCCACCGAGTTTCCATACGAGTTCGACTCGTCGTCCGGTCCCAACTCGGCCCTGAGCTCCCCGGTGGAGGGCTCCACCGAGACGGAGAGCAGCAGCGACGAGGATGACTTCCTCGCCGGGTTAACTCGCCGCCTGGCTCAGTCCTCTCTCAGCCAGACTCAGAAGCTTTCCGTCCCCAACTTCACTCAAGAAAAGCAGCCTGAG TGGGTCATGTCCGGGTCACCTCAGTCGACTCTGAGCGGAATCGGGAGCTGGTCGAGCAACGGCAGCCCGGCGGCGCCTTCTTCTCAGGTGCCGTCTCCTCCAACGACGCCGTTTGGAGGTCAGAACGACACCTGGGACCTGATTTACGCCGCCGCCGGACAAGTGGCCAGGTTGAAGATGAACAGTGTCGACGGAGCAGCCAAGTTTGGTAACAACAACGGCAGAGGGCTTCTGGGCCCACCTAGAACCCCAAGTCCGTCTCTTCCTTGTGTCCAAAACCAAAGCCCCTTCACTCAG TTTCAGCAAATGAGACAAGACCAAGTACTAAACTCACAGTGCTCTGCTCCTTGGGGAAAATCTATGAAGCTTAATAACTGGTCAGCTCAGCAACAACAGCAGCAACAGATCCAAAGCAGAGGAAGAAACATTGTTGGTTACGAAAGTGGAAGATGTCAAAGTGCATGGCCTCCTCTTCAAGCTCAGCAACAACATCCACATCGTAATACCCGACCCGTTTTGCCTAACGGGTCTAACGTGAAAAGGGAGTCTACCGGCACCGGTGTCTTCTTGCCTCGCCGGTACTCCAACCCCAGTCCCACTCCTGAGCCTCCTCGCAAAAGAGCAG GTTGTCCAACTGTTTTGCTCCCAGCCAAGGTGGTTCAAGCTCTGAACTTGAGCTTTGAGGACATGAATGTTCATCATCATCAGCAACACCATCTTCAGCCGCGATTCAACAATACTGCTTTGGCTCCAAACCATG AGGCTCTGGTGGCAAGAAGAAACGCCCTATTGACTCAGCAGAGAAGGGGTTTAAGGCAAGACGGGCCATTAAACTATGAAGTGCGCTTGCCTCAGGAATGGACCTACTGA